A genomic stretch from Pochonia chlamydosporia 170 chromosome 4, whole genome shotgun sequence includes:
- a CDS encoding NIPSNAP family protein (similar to Cordyceps militaris CM01 XP_006670088.1), with protein sequence MLSRTLHRRAAAVAPHGAVRPLSTTAVVQSKTPSMGDINPSRAQIDSFNRKQHEFREKLVEAQRERGARALSANSSASEMSGQGSSKTDVGATAQANKQETERKSGPLSNLIYGTKEGREMEAQIEASFSQVLARGKYVHSIVFHEVKPGKVDEYMELVGQYYPKIANAPENKVHLVGSWRTEVGDCDTFVHIWEYQKYEGYHQSRYSITHHPEFADFDSKLKLLINSKKISLMQEFSFWPTTPPRQLGGIFELRSYTLHPGNLLEWETHWRRGLKARREVMEGVGAWFVQIGELNTVHHLWQFANLEERRERREKSWSVEGWSDTVHKTVPLIQSMKSRILIPMPWSPVA encoded by the exons ATGCTGTCACGAACCCTTCATCGTCGAGCCGCTGCGGTAGCCCCGCATGGTGCTGTGAGGCCTCTCAGCACCACGGCCGTCGTGCAGTCCAAGACTCCTTCGATGGGAGACATCAACCCTTCCAGGGCACAAATCGATTCTTTCAACAGGAAGCAGCACGAGTTCCGAgagaagctggtggaggcacAGAGAGAACGGGGAGCACGTGCGTTATCTGCCAATTCTTCCGCGTCCGAGATGTCGGGCCAAGGCTCATCCAAAACTGATGTAGGAGCAACCGCCCAAGCGAACAAACAAGAGACTGAGCGCAAGTCTGGCCCTCTGTCTAATCTCATTTACGGTACCAAGGAGGGCAGGGAGATGGAGGCTCAGATCGAGGCCAGCTTCAGTCAGGTGCTGGCCCGCGGCAAATACGTCCACTCTATTGTCTTCCACGAGGTGAAGCCCGGGAAGGTAGACGAGTACATggagcttgttggccagTATTACCCAAAGATTGCCAATGCTCCTGAAAACAAGGTGCATCTCGTCGGCAGTTGGCGAACCGAAGTAGGCGACTGTGACACCTTTG TGCATATTTGGGAATACCAAAAGTACGAGGGTTACCATCAATCTCGATACTCCATCACCCACCACCCCGAATTTGCGGATTTCGACAGCaagctgaagctgttgaTCAATTCTAAGAAGATTTCGCTCATGCAAGAGTTCTCTTTCTGGCCCACGACGCCACCGCGACAGCTGGGCGGCATCTTTGAGCTTCGCTCGTATACTCTACATCCCGGAAACCTGCTCGAGTGGGAGACACACTGGCGACGGGGCCTGAAGGCTCGACGAGAGGTGATGGAAGGCGTCGGCGCGTGGTTCGTTCAAATCGGCGAACTCAACACTGTTCACCACCTGTGGCAGTTTGCCAACCTGGAGGAACGTCGAGAGCGTCGGGAGAAGAGTTGGTCTGTCGAGGGATGGAGTGACACAGTTCACAAGACGGTGCCACTGATTCAGAGCATGAAGTCACGAATCCTGATTCCCATGCCCTGGTCGCCCGTGGCATAG
- a CDS encoding 37S ribosomal protein rsm22 (similar to Metarhizium robertsii ARSEF 23 XP_007817753.2), producing MTLEVWPHISPEELQIKAAESLDRELQWITQETITLCHELKHGIEDCYALLAPIDPGSTLVMSTHRNEKVKGTITRVGTRLVKGTLNLQLRTLPPQQIHLSALEPIHIRPLDTIHTRLTQAIDLLGLLLSSNPSAESIASALTALAECLSESAALLRGSTTSEPDAAWQTSSCPAHHFSPALPEGLSFYMTLQESSLVLWLRSLEPADAPVNFGMKLGLAIGTVRRLEHDEMDTVFRFNPDGDGGCEPKRGGLEGRLGGRKDRTADVLVREKVRIESADPSLISLYSKLGFLSHMLSQARYNLAAVMGVDLDMDS from the exons ATGACCCTCGAAGTCTGGCCACACATCTCCCCCGAGGAGCTACAAATAAAGGCCGCCGAATCTCTC GACCGCGAACTCCAATGGATAACCCAAGAAACAATAACCCTCTGCCACGAGCTCAAGCACGGCATAGAAGACTGCTACGCGCTCCTCGCGCCCATCGACCCCGGCAGCACCCTCGTCATGAGCACCCACCGCAACGAGAAAGTAAAAGGAACAATAACCCGCGTAGGAACCCGCCTCGTGAAAGGA ACTCTCAACCTCCAACTACGAACCCTCCCCCCACAGCAAATACACCTCTCGGCCCTCGAGCCCATCCACATCCGCCCCCTCGACACGATACACACCCGTCTCACACAGGCCATCGacctcctcggcctcctGCTAAGCAGCAACCCCTCCGCAGAGAGCATCGCCTCCGCGCTCACCGCACTCGCAGAATGTCTATCCGAATCCGCAGCCCTGCTTAGGGGTTCAACGACCAGTGAACCCGATGCAGCGTGGCAGACGAGCTCGTGTCCCGCGCACCACTTTTCGCCGGCGTTACCGGAGGGATTGAGCTTTTACATGACGCTACAGGAGAGtagtttggtgttgtggctGCGGTCGTTGGAGCCGGCTGATGCGCCGGTTAATTTTGGCATGAAGCTGGGGCTGGCGATTGGGACGGTGAGGAGGCTGGAgcatgatgagatggataCGGTGTTTAGGTTTAATCctgatggggatgggggcTGTGAACCAAAGAGGGGTGGATTAGAGGGTAGACTGGGTGGCAGGAAAGATAGGACGGCGGATGTACTTGTCAGGGAAAAGGTGAGGATAGAAAGTGCTGATCCGAGCTTGATCTCGTTGTATTCCAAGTTGGGCTTCTTGAGCCACATGTTGAGTCAGGCGAGGTATAATTTGGCGGCAGTCATGGGTGTGGATTTGGATATGGATAGCTAG
- a CDS encoding ribonuclease P/MRP, subunit POP7 (similar to Metarhizium robertsii ARSEF 23 XP_007817752.2), protein MAKAPSEPHTKLPPISQGSKIQKRPLNKPQLQASSKSPTIYISSHTPFISAVKRVRKHLTRSLRTTAAAPKHASLHSRVEALQRSTNTVQGNTTPMVVTIMGTGKAIDKTARLAGWFEQEGDCDVRLRTKTVGTVDDVVVEDGKGDDTSRVRKVSCLEVVITLK, encoded by the exons atggccaaggcacCTTCGGAACCGCACACGAAACTTCCCCCCATCTCACAAG GCTCCAAGATTCAAAAGCGTCCCCTGAATAAACCTCAACTCCAAGCATCCTCTAAATCTCCTACCATATATATATCCTCACATACCCCCTTCATCTCCGCAGTCAAGCGCGTACGCAAACATCTCACTAGATCTCTCCGCACCACGGCAGCAGCACCTAAACACGCATCTCTTCACTCACGCGTAGAGGCTCTACAGcgcagcaccaacaccgtTCAGGGGAACACTACGCCAATGGTAGTCACTATCATGGGCACAGGCAAGGCTATCGACAAGACCGCGCGCCTGGCCGGTTGGTTTGAGCAAGAAGGGGACTGTGACGTGCGCCTGCGGACCAAGACGGTTGGGACGGTAGACGATgtagttgttgaagatgggaaAGGGGATGATACGAGCAGGGTCAGGAAAGTGAGCTGTCTGGAGGTGGTTATCACGTTGAAGTGA
- a CDS encoding outer membrane protein, beta-barrel (similar to Metarhizium robertsii ARSEF 23 XP_007817751.2) → MATETETWSIPPTTTAPTDVTSPAPCPPSHLDNRIHGYRQNRDQTGDWDTNMTTPSLMPGSMVGGSGPQQPEQYMMHHMGHPQQGEDSDVMSDSGSSNMSSYSANSSIFSHPSVEETCRRALPHFPRPGISFPMPALEFDFRVAVALNPEPSRVENKVKKEITTVAAGQWSGSFGNGRILAGGYDLGQARGFRPIRIVEGAFVMQTTDQPPAILEMRTRGSLSGPCDILDSLLGPGQSKDIDPRQYGFRMFATVKTPDKRYAEIVNCGLWVASGMWSGDELIIDAYRVT, encoded by the exons ATGGCTACCGAAACGGAAACATGGTCGATACCCCCAACGACGACGGCACCCACCGACGTCACCTCGCCTGCACCATGCCCGCCGTCGCATCTGGACAATCGGATCCATGGTTACAGGCAGAATAGGGATCAAACAGGAGACTGGGATACCAACATGACTACACCGAGTCTCATGCCTGGATCCATGGTCGGGGGATCTGGCCCTCAACAACCAGAGCAGTATATGATGCATCACATGGGACATCCACAACAGGGCGAAGATAGCGATGTCATGTCTGACTCAGGTAGCAGCAACATGAGCAG CTATTCtgccaacagcagcatcttcagTCATCCAAGTGTTGAAGAGACTTGCCGCCGGGCTCTACCTCACTTCCCTAGACCCGGCATTTCTTTCCCAATGCCCGCGCTGGAGTTTGACTTCCGCGTTGCGGTGGCCCTGAATCCAGAGCCATCGAGAGTGGAAAACAAAGTCAAGAAAGAAATCACCACTGTTGCCGCTGGACAATGGTCTGGCTCATTCGGCAACGGAAGAATTCTT GCCGGTGGATATGACTTGGGCCAGGCCAGAGGCTTTCGACCCATCCGTATTGTTGAAGGTGCCTTTGTCATGCAAACTACTGACCAGCCGCCAGCCAT CCTTGAGATGCGAACACGAGGCTCGCTCTCGGGTCCCTGCGATATACTGGACTCACTTCTTGGGCCCGGACAGTCGAAGGACATTGATCCCCGTCAATACGGCTTCCGCATGTTTGCCACAGTAAAGACACCTGACAAGCGCTACGCTGAAATTGTCAACTGTGGTTTATGGGTGGCTAGTGGCATGTGGTCTGGCGATGAACTTATTATCGA TGCCTACAGAGTTACCTGA
- a CDS encoding mtcp1 (similar to Metarhizium robertsii ARSEF 23 XP_011411098.1), giving the protein MTWPSSKDKVNTEGLQRYQFSENLTYLFCGTCSTMLFYEKRDQPGKIGVFSGPLKNIDANLIKLTKHIYVEDTVDGGASVWLRKPNPDNVEIPRYLQRAGEIPWTWTWPEETEPQTKPEQDSITISCHCKGVNLRLHPGNFAAQERDQIPWFIDPRNNKRLASFDACDSCRLHFANEIVHWTFTSLSHISTADGGAYPHNMKDLKAAADAGDAAVGTLACYQSSVDAHRYFCRVCSAAVFYACEDRPEIVDVAVGLLEGRGARAEEVLSWTFGEEPVWVDDVKGGWRDGLMQRVRRDAEEFRIGRGYEKSWRRLAKESKD; this is encoded by the coding sequence ATGACATGGCCGTCATCGAAGGACAAGGTCAACACTGAGGGCCTCCAGAGATACCAATTCTCCGAAAACTTGACCTATCTCTTCTGTGGAACATGCTCGACCATGCTCTTCTACGAGAAGCGTGATCAACCCGGGAAAATAGGCGTCTTCAGCGGGCCGCTGAAGAACATTGATGCcaatctcatcaagctcacgAAACACATATACGTGGAAGATACAGTTGACGGCGGAGCCTCAGTATGGCTTCGGAAGCCGAATCCTGACAATGTCGAGATACCGCGGTATTTGCAGCGCGCGGGAGAAATcccatggacatggacatggccagaGGAAACAGAACCACAAACTAAGCCAGAACAAGATTCCATAACAATTTCATGTCACTGCAAGGGAGTCAACCTACGTCTTCATCCCGGAAACTTCGCAGCACAAGAAAGGGACCAAATTCCCTGGTTCATCGACCCAAGAAACAACAAACGCCTCGCCAGCTTTGACGCCTGCGACTCCTGCCGTCTGCACTTTGCCAACGAAATCGTCCACTGGACATTCACAAGCCTGTCGCACATATCGACCGCAGATGGAGGCGCATACCCTCACAATATGAAGGATCTCAAGGCGGCGGCAGATGCGGGAGATGCCGCAGTCGGAACCCTAGCGTGCTATCAGTCGTCGGTTGATGCGCACCGATATTTCTGCAGAGTGTGCTCGGCGGCTGTGTTTTATGCCTGTGAGGATAGGCCGGAGATTGTGGACGTGGCGgttgggttgttggagggACGGGGTGCGCGCGCTGAGGAGGTGTTGTCGTGGACGTTTGGCGAGGAGCCTGTTTGGGTGGATGATGTGAAGGGGGGTTGGAGGGATGGGCTGATGCagagggtgaggagggatgCGGAGGAGTTTAGAATTGGGAGGGGATAtgagaagagctggaggCGGTTGGCGAAGGAGAGTAAagattga
- a CDS encoding glutamyl-trna amidotransferase subunit a protein (similar to Neofusicoccum parvum UCRNP2 XP_007587889.1) yields the protein MAFPRLIDATCDDIRRALDDGLFSSLDLVRAYLKRIEEVNETVRAVTEVNPDACEIAGMLDEERARGIVRGPLHGVPILLKNNIATADNLNTTAGSTLLKGTRVPRDSTTAARLRATGAIILGKTNLTQWANYRSLNSPDGWSADGGQTLGAYHVNQDPSGSSSGSGVAVDLGLAAAAIGTETDGSIMGPAAKNGIVGIKPTVGLTSRDLVIPISEHQDSVGPMARCVRDAALLLGVLAGRDEFDMYTWEMGGVPDYVGACRDGLRGARLGVPFHLLDREGIEVEIEEFKKALGMLEDCGAVVVGCEFGASKRDIRGKEFQVFAADFVPGLEKYLSQLVYNPSGIRTLQDVRDLTRQSEQEAYPEMNTDRWDEALAQGWDNTDVEFGRVYGELMDMGNACLPRVLEELELDAVVLPTTIAPVWAAVVGAPIITVPLGHYPGDAVVRMENGLVDTGPGVPFGLSFLGRRWGEERLIGLAYGFEERTRVRGRSVERVVEPRGEVVREG from the exons ATGGCATTCCCACGCTTAATTGACGCAACATGCGACGATATTCGGCGTGCGTTGGATGACGGTCTCTTTTCAAGCCTGGATCTGGTTCGA GCGTATTTGAAAAGAATTGAGGAGGTTAACGAGACAGTGAGGGCGGTTACGGAAGTGAATCCTGATGCTTGTGAGATTGCGGgcatgttggatgaggagaggGCTAGGGGGATTGTTCGTGG CCCCCTCCACGGAGTACCAATCCTCCTCAAGAACAACATCGCCACCGCCGACAACCTCAACACAACAG CCGGCTCAACGCTCCTCAAAGGCACCCGCGTCCCCCGCGACTCAACCACCGCGGCACGCCTCCGCGCCACCggcgccatcatcctcggcaAAACCAACCTCACCCAATGGGCCAACTACCGCTCCCTCAACAGCCCCGACGGCTGGTCCGCCGACGGTGGACAAACCCTCGGCGCATACCACGTCAATCAAGACCCGTCTGGTTCGTCTAGCGGGAGCGGCGTGGCTGTCGATCTGGGGCTCGCAGCCGCGGCGATTGGCACCGAGACAGACGGCTCGATCATGGGGCCGGCAGCGAAGAACGGCATCGTGGGTATAAAGCCGACGGTTGGGCTGACGAGTCGGGATCTGGTGATTCCAATTTCGGAGCATCAGGACTCGGTTGGGCCGATGGCGAGGTGTGTGAGGGATGCGGCTTTGTTGCTTGGCGTTCTGGCGGGGAGGGATGAGTTTGATATGTATACTTGGGAGATGGGGGGTGTGCCTGACTATGTGGGTGCTTGTAGGGATGGGTTGAGGGGTGCGAGGCTGGGTGTTCCGTTTCATTTGTTGGATCGGGAGGGTATTGAAGTTGAGATTGAGGAGTTTAAGAAGGCGTTGGGGATGCTGGAAGATTgcggtgctgttgttgtggGTTGTGAGTTTGGGGCGAGTAAGAGGGATATTCGGGGGAAAGAGTTTCAGGTCTTTGCGGCGGATTTTGTGCCCGGATTGGAGAAATATCTGTCTCAGTTGGTGTATAATCCGAGTGGGATACGGACTCTTCAGGACGTAAGGGATCTGACGAGACAGTCTGAGCAGGAGGCTTACCCGGAGATGAACACAGATCGATGGGATGAGGCGCTTGCTCAGGGTTGGGATAATACAGATGTCGAGTTTGGAAGAGTATATGGTGAGTTGATGGACATGGGGAACGCTTGTCTGCCGCGTGtgttggaagagttggagcTGGATGCTGTTGTTCTTCCTACGACGATTGCGCCGGTGTGGGCGGCTGTGGTGGGAGCGCCGATTATTACGGTTCCGCTGGGCCATTATCCGGGTGATgcggtggtgaggatggagAATGGGCTGGTTGATACGGGGCCGGGTGTGCCGTTTGGGTTGAGCTTTTTGGGGAGGAGATGGGGGGAGGAGAGGTTGATTGGGTTGGCGTATGGGTTTGAGGAGAGGACGAGGGTGAGGGGGAGGAGCGTGGAGAGGGTTGTTGAGCCGAGGGGGGAGGTTGTCAGGGAGGGTTGA
- a CDS encoding cysteine-rich secretory protein family: protein MKSSLFLLAASAMLASASPLKKRWIQTDWVTELVTVTVTEDLPKPTAAVFVETKKVTSAPPPPPAPTTTKAKPTTPPPPPPAPKPTPVVVKPQPKPKPTTPAAPPAPPKNTPPANPDSGSYEDVMLKHHNAHRANHSASALEWDSTLAQYAANTANTCVFEHDMNQGTGGYGQNLASSGSSGDIDSLKLQTAADGVTKQWYYGEVGNYANFYGMENPPSNVPLGDYGHFTQLVWKDSTKVGCATVKCAAGTVLSLQSWYTVCNYKGPGNFGGRYGTNVGKPLGMAAI from the exons atgaagtcCTCATTGTTCCTGTTGgccgccagcgccatgcTGGCTTCCGCCAGTCCCTTGAAAAAGCGTTGGATTCAAACCGATTGGGTTACCGAGTTggtcaccgtcaccgtcacgGAGGATCTCCCAAAGCCCACGGCAGCAGTTTTCGTCGAGACCAAGAAGGTCACATCTgctccccctcctcctcccgccccaacgacgaccaaggccaagcccacaactcctcctcctcctccgcctgcGCCTAAGCCTACACCTGTTGTCGTGAAGCCTCAGCCCAAGCCTAAGCCCACGACTCCTGCGGCTCCTCCCGCTCCTCCCAAGAACACTCCTCCAGCTAATCCCGACTCGGGCAGCTACGAGGATGTGATGCTCAAGCACCACAATGCCCACCGGGCTAACCACTCCGCCAGCGCTCTTGAGTGGGACTCTACTCTCGCCCAGTACGCCGCCAACACTGCCAACACGTGTGTGTTTGAGCATGACAT GAACCAAGGTACCGGTGGTTATGGCCAGAACCTCGCCAGTTCCGGATCCAGTGGCGATATTGATAGCCTGAAGCTTCAGACTGCCGCCGACGGTGTCACCAAGCAGTGGTACTACGGTGAGGTGGGCAACTATGCCAACTTCTATGGCATGGAGAACCCTCCTTCAAACGTTCCTCTCGGCGATTATGGCCACTTTACCCAGCTCGTCTGGAAGGACTCGACCAAGGTCGGTTGTGCCACTGTGAAGTGTGCCGCGGGCACCGTCCTGAGCCTCCAGTCCTGGTACACTGTTTGCAACTACAAGGGCCCTG GCAACTTCGGTGGCCGGTATGGCACTAATGTCGGCAAGCCCCTTGGCATGGCCGCCATTTAA
- a CDS encoding dimethylaniline monooxygenase (similar to Magnaporthe oryzae 70-15 XP_003716625.1) has product MPATAIKRVAVIGAGPAGAITVDALAKENVFDLIRVFERRERPGGCWVGDTSPPPTISDVKSLADRTADAPIGIPDKVPASTAKSDRPRFTESSVYPYLETNISHLPMEFSQEPFPVEISERSKALYGKASPFRHWEVVRRYITSLYERNGYEDWVSFNTTVERVEKIGSEWKITLRKEGKQSDYWWVEWFDAVLVASGHYSVPYIPDIEGLEQFEKARPGSVLHSKHFRGKDKFKNKRVVVVGASVSAADIAFDLTDTATTPIHAINIGHSLNGYFGGEAFNHPKIEKLPSIARISPDRTVHLINGTTIPNVDYIIFGTGYSWTLPFLPQVPVRNNRVPDLWQHIVWQHDPTLLFVGAVHAGLTFKVFEWQAVYAARLLANRAAKLPSLLEMRQWEEDRISKRGDGAKFSLVFPDFEDYFETLRGLAGECEDGGRKLPRFRREWFREFLNGHELRRNMWRRINNEARGGVVKARI; this is encoded by the exons ATGCCAGCTACGGCGATCAAGCGAGTTGCCGTCATTGGGGCTGGCCCAGCCGGCGCAATCACGGTAGATGCTCTCGCAAAGGAGAATGTGTTCGATCTAATCCGTGTTTTTGAGCGGAGAGAACGTCCCGGAGGATGTTG GGTGGGCGAcacttcaccaccaccaacgatATCAGACGTCAAATCTTTGGCGGACAGAACGGCGGATGCTCCAATTGGGATTCCTGACAAAGTGCCTGCCTCTACGGCGAAGTCTGATCGCCCGCGCTTCACCGAGTCGTCTGTCTATCCGTATCTCGAAACCAATATTAGCCATCTGCCTATGGAATTCTCTCAGGAGCCCTTCCCCGTGGAAATAAGTGAGCGTTCAAAGGCACTGTATGGCAAGGCGTCTCCCTTCCGGCATTGGGAAGTTGTGAGGCGTTATATTACAAGTTTGTATGAGCGCAACGGCTACGAAGACTGGGTGTCGTTCAACACCACGGTCGAGAGAGTGGAAAAGATTGGTTCCGAGTGGAAGATAACTCTTCGTAAGGAGGGCAAACAAAGTGATTACTGGTGGGTAGAGTGGTTTGATGCGGTTCTTGTAGCGAGCGGGCATTACTCTGTGCCTTATATTCCTGATATCGAGGGATTGGAACAGTTTGAAAAGGCGCGGCCGGGTAGTGTGCTTCACAGCAAGCACTTCCGCGGAAAAGACAAGTTCAAGAACAAG CGAGTCGTAGTAGTAGGAGCATCCGTCTCAGCTGCAGACATAGCATTCGACCTCACCGacacagcaacaacaccaatccacgccatcaacattggccacAGCCTCAACGGCTACTTTGGCGGCGAGGCATTCAACCATCCCAAGATTGAAAAGCTACCGTCCATAGCACGCATCAGCCCAGACCGCACAGTACACCTCATCAACGGCACGACCATCCCCAACGTCGACTACATCATTTTCGGCACTGGATACAGCTGGACGCTCCCCTTTCTACCTCAGGTTCCAGTACGGAATAACCGAGTCCCCGACCTGTGGCAGCATATTGTCTGGCAGCATGACCCGACGCTGCTCTTTGTTGGTGCTGTTCACGCAGGGCTGACGTTCAAGGTCTTTGAGTGGCAGGCCGTTTACGCGGCTAGACTGTTGGCAAATAGGGCGGCGAAGCTACCTAGTCTATTGGAGATGCGGCAGTGGGAAGAGGATAGGATTAGCAAGCGTGGAGATGGGGCCAAGTTTTCGCTTGTGTTTCCTGACTTTGAGGACTACTTTGAGACGCTGAGGGGGTTGGCGGGTGAGTGTGAGGATGGGGGCAGGAAACTTCCCCGGTTTAGGAGGGAGTGGTTTAGGGAGTTTTTGAACGGTCATGAGTTGAGGAGGAATATGTGGAGGAGGATTAATAACGAGGCTAGGGGGGGAGTGGTGAAGGCACGGAtttga
- a CDS encoding inner membrane transport protein yfaV (similar to Verticillium alfalfae VaMs.102 XP_003005649.1) codes for MVEMHGEKPLEDSSSAEQGLPAQECNAKLEKQARLKVDCSVLALLFLGLLVFQLDRMNLASALTGGFAQDINVNQDTINLGNQLMFMGIVVLEIPCNMALQRLGPRKWMPAQVFMFGVVATMQVFVRNRIGFLLVRLILGLAEAGYIPGAIYTLSTWYQKRELAKRVAILFFGMFGGNAISPLLASGILKLDHVRGLRGWQWLFLIEGLFTVCVSFLFLLFLPGSTDEPKPLLGRGIIRISHDEQVVLQRRIETDDSEKRPGAQGLEIPWKLVWRTVKHYRRWPHYVSTFAVFSTWSPLTTYTPSIIMALGFDRITANALAAVGGSLALVVVFLFAYMSDKTNLRGGSVIAAHICYLITLIVARQVHPHVGKWSRWGLWTAVNSFAVGYHPVHNSWVQLNCREPGERSIAIAMWVMSAISGLMVGTQYFRANDAPFYQTGLRTMIIMVCVGIVFASIQEAVYIVHNRRVARGKIRSKDGSPPMIYVP; via the exons ATGGTAGAAATGCATGGAGAAAAACCACTGGAAGACAGCTCGTCCGCCGAGCAAGGCCTCCCAGCACAAGAATGCAACGCAAAGCTGGAGAAACAAGCACGACTAAA AGTCGATTGCTCCGTCCTGGCCCTCCTTttcctcggcctcctcgtcttTCAGCTCGACCGTATGAACCTCGCCAGCGCCTTGACCGGAGGATTCGCACAAGacatcaacgtcaaccaAGACACCATCAATCTCGGCAACCAACTAATGTTCATGGGGATTGTAGTCCTCGAAATACCATGCAACATGGCCTTACAAAGA CTCGGTCCTCGAAAGTGGATGCCCGCTCAGGTATTCATGTTTGGCGTCGTAGCTACAATGCAAGTCTTTGTTCGTAACCGCATCGGCTTCCTCTTAGTACGACTTATCCTCGGCCTCGCTGAAGCGGGATACATCCCGGGGGCGATATACACGCTCTCGACGTGGTACCAGAAGCGTGAGTTGGCAAAGCGTGTGGCGATTCTCTTTTTTGGCATGTTTGGCGGTAATGCCATTAGTCCGCTTTTGGCGTCGGGGATATTGAAACTGGACCATGTTCGTGGACTTCGTGGTTGGCAATGGCTTTTTCTGA TTGAGGGGCTGTTCACCGTATGCGTCTCGTTTCtctttctcctcttccttcctGGTTCTACGGATGAACCTAAGCCACTTTTGGGACGAGGCATCATCCGTATCTCCCATGACGAACAGGTTGTTCTTCAGCGCAGGATCGAAACGGACGACTCGGAGAAACGGCCTGGTGCTCAAGGGCTAGAGATACCATGGAAGCTTGTCTGGCGAACTGTCAAGCACTACCGTCGATGGCCGCACTATGTGTCGACATTTGCTGTCTTTTCAACCTGGAGTCCCTTGACAACATATACCccttccatcatcat GGCTCTAGGTTTCGACCGCATCACTGCAAATGCCCTCGCTGCCGTTGGTGGTAGTTTGGCTCTCGTCGTTGTCTTTCTGTTTGCATACATGAGCGACAAGACGAACCTGCGGGGCGGATCTGTCATTGCCGCACATATCTGCTACCTCATCACGCTGATTGTTGCTCGACAAGTCCATCCTCACGTGGGCAAGTGGTCGCGATGGGGCTTGTGGACGGCGGTCAACAGCTTCGCTGTCGGATATCACCCCGTTCATAATTCGTGGGTTCAACTTAATTGCCGGGAACCAGGGGAGCGAAGCATCGCTATTGC GATGTGGGTTATGTCGGCCATCAGCGGATTAATGGTGGGAACACAATACTTTCGAGCCAATGATGCACCATT TTATCAAACCGGGCTGAGAACAATGATCATCATGGTCTGTGTAGGTATCGTCTTTGCCAGTATTCAAGAGGCAGTGTATATTGTGCACAATCGACGTGTGGCGCGAGGAAAGATTCGGAGCAAGGACGGCTCACCGCCCATGATATATGTACCGTAG
- a CDS encoding NADH:ubiquinone oxidoreductase (similar to Metarhizium acridum CQMa 102 XP_007813009.1) — MATRRPQFNQEILIDTTPLPDNIPAVKEIGASSAPLLSASFFIGARCRDYNDDYMQCKTENPGRGEFDCMKEGRRVTRCAQSVLTDINTHCLAEFRKHWECLDDRNQQLWQCRPAEWKLNKCVFDNLKMEKKIPDQPKNVTPVELRSKQIFADVRIGPGDGKPFVAGQDAKQ, encoded by the exons ATGGCGACCCGACGACCTCA GTTCAATCAAGAAATCCTCATCGACACCACGCCGCTGCCGGACAATATCCCTGCCGTCAAGGAGATTGGAGCCAGTTCAGCGCCTCTCTTGTCCGcgtccttcttcatcggcgCCCGATGCCGCGACTACAATGATGACTACATGCAGTGCAAGACGGAGAACCCTGGCCGCGGCGAGTTTGACTGCATGAAGGAGGGACGTCGGGTGACTCGCTGCGCTCAGAGCGT GCTCACGGACATCAATACCCACTGCCTCGCTGAGTTCCGCAAGCACTGGGAGTGCCTTGACGATCGGAATCAGCAGCTGTGGCAGTGTCGCCCTGCTGAGTGGAAGTTGAATAAGTGTGTTTTCGATAACCTG AaaatggagaagaagatccCCGACCAGCCCAAGAACGTTACACCTGTCGAGTTGCGGTCAAAGCAGATCTTTGCCGATGTGCGTATTGGACCTGGGGATGGCAAGCCCTTTGTTGCAGGGCAGGATGCGAAGCAATAA